Proteins encoded by one window of Microplitis demolitor isolate Queensland-Clemson2020A chromosome 6, iyMicDemo2.1a, whole genome shotgun sequence:
- the LOC103572291 gene encoding TBC1 domain family member 20 isoform X1: MDDQDHNINRVPLVSLPDSYPAWTDGIPKIPDTAEANSSVGLNHLERLKIDVIRNNVIKQDLTYGDFKRLGSSKLGFVTDDIRRVLWPKILRLTDNESNKVGEELDSIHTLIPDEIYQQILKDVARSGSHLSHNATKSEIDTFHNELTKIICWVLYKHPNMNYYQGYNDVAATVLIVMGLKPGLHVLEKISIEFLERFMEQTMEKVNQELFYIFALLERVHPSLLEHLENVELFPHFALAEYTTWYAHKFSENRSLLHRLFDFFLSSPLLMPLYLSTIIVAHRANEIFDTTPDMGHTHKVLCTLPSDLPFENLLVNAETLYRDYPPVSIIKNVHDYDKKRRRKEQEWKLKAEDSKRKSEKQRQLKVSLPQSRLPYHFKRYRTITVVTILAIGLYAFLKTGSGIN, from the exons ATGGATGATCAAGATCACAATATAAATCGAGTTCCTCTTGTTTCTTTACCGGATTCATATCCAGCATGGACAGATGGTATACCAAAAATACCTGATACTGCTGAGGCTAATTCATcag TTGGCCTAAACCATTTAGAGAGACTGAAAATAGATGTCATACGAAACAATGTTATCAAGCAAGATCTGACATACGGTGACTTTAAGCGACTTGGATCTAGCAAATTAGGATTTGTTactg ATGATATACGAAGGGTATTATGGCCAAAGATATTAAGATTAACAGATAATGAATCAAACAAAGTAGGTGAAGAACTAGACAGTATTCACACCCTTATACCAGATGAAATATatcaacaaatattaaaagacGTAGCCCGTAGTGGCAGTCACTTATCACATAATGCAACTAAGTCTGAAATAGATACCTTTCATAATGAACTTACAAAGATTATTTGCTGGGTACTTTATAAGCACCCGAATATGAA CTATTATCAAGGTTACAATGATGTGGCAGCGACAGTACTAATCGTTATGGGCTTAAAACCAGGATTACACGttcttgaaaaaatatcaattgaatttttagaaAGATTTATGGAACAAACTATGGAAAAAGTTAatcaagaattattttatatatttgctcTCTTAGAAAGAGTACATCCATCTTTATTGGAACACCTTGAAaa tGTAGAATTATTTCCACACTTTGCTTTGGCAGAGTACACAACGTGGTATGctcataaattttctgaaaatcgaAGCTTACTGCATCGGTTGTTCGATTTCTTTCTTAGCTCTCCATTATTAATGCCTCTGTATCTTAGTACTATAATTGTTGCCCATAGAGCTAATGAAATCTTTGATACTACACCTGATATGGGACATACGCATAAAGTGTTATGTACA cTACCGAGTGATTTgccttttgaaaatttgttagtAAATGCCGAAACTTTGTATCGTGATTATCCACCtgtatcaataataaaaaatgtacatgattatgataaaaaacgaCGGCGTAAAGAACAAGAATGGAAACTAAAAGCGGAAGATAGTAAAAGAAAGTCAGAAAAGCAACGTCAACTTAAAGTATCATTACCACAATCAAGGTTGCCATATCATTTCAAACGTTATCGAACTATTACTGTCGTTACCATTTTGGCAATTGGGCTTTATGCATTCTTGAAAACAGGTTCTGGAATTAACTGA
- the LOC103572291 gene encoding TBC1 domain family member 20 isoform X2 yields the protein MDDQDHNINRVPLVSLPDSYPAWTDGIPKIPDTAEANSSERLKIDVIRNNVIKQDLTYGDFKRLGSSKLGFVTDDIRRVLWPKILRLTDNESNKVGEELDSIHTLIPDEIYQQILKDVARSGSHLSHNATKSEIDTFHNELTKIICWVLYKHPNMNYYQGYNDVAATVLIVMGLKPGLHVLEKISIEFLERFMEQTMEKVNQELFYIFALLERVHPSLLEHLENVELFPHFALAEYTTWYAHKFSENRSLLHRLFDFFLSSPLLMPLYLSTIIVAHRANEIFDTTPDMGHTHKVLCTLPSDLPFENLLVNAETLYRDYPPVSIIKNVHDYDKKRRRKEQEWKLKAEDSKRKSEKQRQLKVSLPQSRLPYHFKRYRTITVVTILAIGLYAFLKTGSGIN from the exons ATGGATGATCAAGATCACAATATAAATCGAGTTCCTCTTGTTTCTTTACCGGATTCATATCCAGCATGGACAGATGGTATACCAAAAATACCTGATACTGCTGAGGCTAATTCATcag AGAGACTGAAAATAGATGTCATACGAAACAATGTTATCAAGCAAGATCTGACATACGGTGACTTTAAGCGACTTGGATCTAGCAAATTAGGATTTGTTactg ATGATATACGAAGGGTATTATGGCCAAAGATATTAAGATTAACAGATAATGAATCAAACAAAGTAGGTGAAGAACTAGACAGTATTCACACCCTTATACCAGATGAAATATatcaacaaatattaaaagacGTAGCCCGTAGTGGCAGTCACTTATCACATAATGCAACTAAGTCTGAAATAGATACCTTTCATAATGAACTTACAAAGATTATTTGCTGGGTACTTTATAAGCACCCGAATATGAA CTATTATCAAGGTTACAATGATGTGGCAGCGACAGTACTAATCGTTATGGGCTTAAAACCAGGATTACACGttcttgaaaaaatatcaattgaatttttagaaAGATTTATGGAACAAACTATGGAAAAAGTTAatcaagaattattttatatatttgctcTCTTAGAAAGAGTACATCCATCTTTATTGGAACACCTTGAAaa tGTAGAATTATTTCCACACTTTGCTTTGGCAGAGTACACAACGTGGTATGctcataaattttctgaaaatcgaAGCTTACTGCATCGGTTGTTCGATTTCTTTCTTAGCTCTCCATTATTAATGCCTCTGTATCTTAGTACTATAATTGTTGCCCATAGAGCTAATGAAATCTTTGATACTACACCTGATATGGGACATACGCATAAAGTGTTATGTACA cTACCGAGTGATTTgccttttgaaaatttgttagtAAATGCCGAAACTTTGTATCGTGATTATCCACCtgtatcaataataaaaaatgtacatgattatgataaaaaacgaCGGCGTAAAGAACAAGAATGGAAACTAAAAGCGGAAGATAGTAAAAGAAAGTCAGAAAAGCAACGTCAACTTAAAGTATCATTACCACAATCAAGGTTGCCATATCATTTCAAACGTTATCGAACTATTACTGTCGTTACCATTTTGGCAATTGGGCTTTATGCATTCTTGAAAACAGGTTCTGGAATTAACTGA
- the LOC103572293 gene encoding phospholipase A2 group XV has product MKLVIIIITIVFLYIINDVKTWRPEVTERSPVILVPGDGGSQLEAKLNKTAVPHYLCEKVSSDYFNIWLNLELLVPIIIDCFIDNMKLIYHNDTRTTTNTDGVSVRVPGWGDSFTVEYLDSSKASPGYYFKNIGNMLVDELGYVRNFSLRGAPYDFRKAPNENEEFFIKLKQLVEETYIINNKVPITLIAHSMGGPMTLLFLQKQSQKWKDQYIKTLISLGAVWGGSVKALKVFAVGDNLGAYVLRESILKDQQITSPSLGWLLPSKIFWKETEVLVQTQIKNYTLLDLQQFFLDINVPNGWEFRKDTEKFQTDFTAPGVEVHCLHGINIGTVERLYYKPGVSIDTYPQLILGDGDGTVNLRSLNGCLYWRNKQKQRIYHQPFSGVDHMEILRNQHVLDYVRTTLSTSQQYNPRFKKLIN; this is encoded by the exons ATGAAACtcgttataataattataactattgtttttttgtatattatcaATGATGTTAAGACTTGGCGACCTGAAGTAACAGAACGATCACCAGTCATTTTAG TTCCTGGAGATGGTGGAAGTCAACTGGAAgcaaaacttaataaaactgCTGTTCCTCATTATCTCTGTGAAAAAGTTTCCTcggattattttaatatttggttAAATCTTGAACTTCTTGTTCCAATCATAATTGATTGCTTT atTGATAATATGAAATTGATATATCATAATGATACTCGAACTACAACTAATACCGATGGTGTATCTGTAAGAGTACCAGGATGGGGAGATTCATTTACAGTAGAATATTTAGATTCTAGTAAAGCATCTCCaggatattattttaaaaatattggtaATATGTTAGTTGACGAATTGGGGtatgtaagaaatttttcactcCGTGGAGCACCATATGATTTTAGAAAAGCACCAA ATGAGAATGAAGAGTTTTTCATCAAGTTAAAGCAACTTGTCGAAGAAAcatatatcattaataataaagtaccAATAACTTTAATTGCTCACAGTATGGGTGGACCAATGACTTTACTATTTCTTCAAAAACAATCTCAAAAGTGGAAAGATCAGTACATAAAGACATTAATATCTCTCGGAGCTGTATGGGGAGGATCTGTTAAAGCACTAAAGGTTTTTGCAGTGGGAGATAATTTGGGTGCATACGTTCTTAGAGAGAGTATTTTGAAAGATCAGCAAATAACGAGTCCAAGTCTAGGATGGCTACTTCCCTCAAAGATTTTTTGGAAAGAGACTGAAGTGTTGGTGCAaacacagatcaaaaattatacacTGCTTGATTtacagcaatttttttt gGACATTAATGTGCCAAATGGATGGGAATTTCGAAAAgatactgaaaaatttcaaaccgaTTTCACAGCTCCTGGCGTAGAAGTCCATTGTTTACATGGAATAAACATCGGCACAGTCGAAAg attatACTACAAGCCTGGTGTATCAATAGATACATATCCTCAATTAATTCTCGGGGATGGTGATGGAACTGTTAATTTAAGAAGTTTAAACGGTTGTCTTTACTGGcgaaataaacaaaaacaaagaatttatCATCAACCATTTTCAGGAGTAGATCATATGGAAATATTAAGGAATCAACATGTTTTAGATTATGTTAGAACAACATTGAGTACGAGTCAGCAATACAATCCcaggtttaaaaaattgatcaattaa
- the LOC103572294 gene encoding heat shock factor-binding protein 1, producing the protein MADIEQEKSDNAENFSMATNADPKNMQELTQFVQSLLQGMQDKFQSMSDQIIGRIDEMGSRIDDLEKNIADLMTQAGVEGADK; encoded by the exons ATGGCGGATATTGAGCAAGAAAAATCTGAtaatgctgaaaatttttctatggcCACTAATGCTGATCCTAAAAATATGCAAGAATTAACACAATTC GTTCAAAGTCTCCTTCAAGGAATGCAAGATAAGTTTCAATCAATGTCtgatcaaattattggaagaa TAGATGAAATGGGAAGTAGAATAGATGaccttgaaaaaaatattgcagaTCTGATGACACAAGCTGGAGTTGAGGGtgctgataaataa
- the LOC103572295 gene encoding CBY1-interacting BAR domain-containing protein 1-B, whose protein sequence is MLKSKSQNSICEQEARFIQERITGVEKHFAELCTSFAAYTRKSARLRDKNDEVAKVIQTYAESETINISLSHGLSNFAATLSVIGDYKDAEVQRIDSKIISILSQYSIICRHAREDVKNTFSARDKELARRKHIDKLRLKESGKSPTSQADLKSMTATVQVLKVVKGLEEQIDSFEKRKLHDLKTLLLDFVMIELSFHTKAVELFTKAYQDIAEIDVFKDLEKFREMLNVPETFSRFDTVTRTSFRQSYSLNNLPNHLSSSPVQLKNLSRTTESLDSLKTAVTNSSELVQVDEYDESSNTTGETIH, encoded by the exons atgcTAAAATCAAAATCGCAAAATAGTATTTG TGAACAAGAAGCAAGATTCATTCAAGAAAGAATAACAGGAGTAGAAAAACATTTCGCCGAATTATGTACTTCATTCGCAGCTTATACAAGAAAATCTGCAAG GCTTCGAGATAAAAATGACGAGGTTGCCAAAGTGATCCAAACATATGCTGAATCAGAAACTATCAACATATCATTAAGCCATGGGTTATCTAATTTTGCAGCAACTTTATCAGTCATCGGTGATTACAA ggaTGCTGAAGTTCAACGTATTGATTCAAAGATAATCTCAATCTTATCGCAGTATTCAATTATTTGTCGACATGCTCGTGAAGATGTTAAAAACACTTTCTCAGCCCGTGATAAAGAACTTGCTCGAAGAAAACATATTGATAAGCTTCGGCTCAAGGAATCAGGAAAATCACCCACa TCGCAAGCTGACTTGAAATCAATGACAGCTACAGTTCAAGTATTAAAAGTTGTCAAAGGCTTGGAAGAACAGATAGATTCTTTTGAGAAACGCAAACTGCACGATCTCAAAACATTATTACTCGATTTTGTCATGATTGAGTTAAGTTTTCACACGAAAGCTGTTGAACTTTTCACTAAAGCTTATCAAGATATTGCCGAGATAGATGTATTTAAAGACTTAGAG AAATTTCGAGAGATGTTAAATGTCCCTGAAACTTTCTCACGATTTGATACTGTCACAAGAACATCTTTCCGTCAATCGTATTCTCTCAATAATTTACCAAATCATTTGTCATCATCACCAGTGCAGTTGAAAAACTTGAGTCGTACAACAGAATCAttg gATTCTTTGAAAACAGCTGTCACTAATTCTTCAGAATTAGTTCAAGTTGATGAATACGATGAGAGCTCCAATACCACAGGTGAAACTATCCATTGA